Proteins encoded by one window of Filimonas effusa:
- a CDS encoding alpha/beta fold hydrolase, translating to MRAYFISGLGADKKAFQNINLPRPFETIHLNWIAPLADESIASYAQRLAGQINRSESFILIGLSFGGLIATEIAKIIPPYKLVLISSAATRKELPLSMRFAGLCKLEKLLPYKSLRKPGRLLNYAFSPLDNNSRQIIHAMIAASDPNFIKWAIKAVLHWNNKKKPANLLQIHGDKDKIFPGKNAKSAIMMHGGGHFCVYSHGAVISSLIVNNCTPE from the coding sequence ATGAGAGCATACTTTATTAGTGGGTTAGGCGCCGACAAAAAAGCTTTTCAAAATATAAACCTGCCCCGGCCATTTGAAACAATTCATCTGAACTGGATCGCCCCTCTGGCGGACGAATCCATAGCAAGTTATGCACAACGTCTTGCCGGTCAAATTAATAGATCAGAAAGCTTTATATTGATAGGCCTTTCCTTCGGAGGATTGATAGCTACAGAAATAGCTAAAATCATCCCGCCATATAAACTGGTGCTCATTTCAAGCGCCGCCACCCGCAAAGAATTGCCTTTATCAATGCGGTTTGCAGGTTTGTGTAAACTGGAAAAATTACTGCCCTACAAATCCCTCCGCAAACCAGGCCGCCTGCTGAACTACGCCTTCAGCCCCCTGGATAACAATAGCCGCCAGATCATACATGCTATGATCGCAGCATCTGATCCCAATTTCATAAAATGGGCAATAAAAGCTGTATTACATTGGAATAACAAGAAAAAACCAGCCAACCTGCTGCAGATCCACGGCGACAAAGACAAGATCTTCCCCGGCAAAAATGCAAAGTCAGCCATTATGATGCATGGAGGAGGCCACTTTTGTGTCTATAGCCACGGAGCGGTAATCAGTTCCCTCATTGTAAACAATTGCACTCCCGAATAA
- a CDS encoding SusC/RagA family TonB-linked outer membrane protein — MITWLLSGLLFGQQKIPSRVRVTLDANKITLKEVFNRIKKQTGYNINYGNNYINDKERIAIHVLNKPLQDVMMMLVRERGLEFVIPPDDNAIIIRKSQGIVVAKAAEAPVVETRVIEGVVTDTLNEGLAGTTIQLKGTHRSLATDEAGVFSMPGVPVPSTFVINRVGYQPVEMEWKGEGKLRIQLRELVQRMEDVTVASTGYQQIKRSKSAASYVVVDNNLLNRSISTNILDRLRGVASGVLFDNNSGSDVGITIRGRSTIFGNTTPLIVLDNYPYEGELSDINPNDIESVTILKDAVAAAIWGTRAGNGVIVIQSKKGVLGAKPKVSASSNFTYGVKPDVYYAPQLSSSEYIDVQQFLYKSGAFDGFRDYQAVNPAVQIMMDRSRGLISSADSAQRINALKQYDVRDDLNKYFYQSSFNQQYQVNVRGGTRTQTYYVSGGYDRNVPSNVKNLFERFSLKGNYTLSLLDKRLQISTDLFFTASNSYEQADKYNPAYPFARLADEKGNALPVMVTGTATLPGLKQSYTDTAGGGRLLDWQYRPLDELRNEYRRTKTRINDRRINVTATYRLLPGLSVSGNYQYNKAVSDVGVWSDANSYSVRYQVNTFTQINRSTGVISYPFPKGAILSNTENDLHSHFGRFQANYEKVLFKKHAVNAIAGYEVRSQDRVISRELYNGYDPATGASVPVDFNTFFPYYFNPLQTAKIFNTLAPGSWRADRNRSVYGNFSYVYDSKYLVTGSLRRDESNLFGASANKRGVPLWSAGAGWIVSKSAFYKAGWLPYLKLSASYGYNGNIDNSLSAYLTINTNTVLNSIYGNPTYSIFSPPNPSLSWERVRNINFLIDFSSRNNRISGTIEFYRKNGLDLIGRMPVAQQTGVSAFKGNSANINGSGVDIQLNTINTKGMIRWETNVLFNYNRETVKEYKYPQTGANSVIVSGDYDIDPLPGYPVRSVFSYRFAGLDTAGRPIGYANGKQSTVYTSITGSLDRSDLRFHGTMVPRVFGSMRNTISYHNLSLSFNIIYKLDYYFKRPSVNYYALYSFYGGEYHMADFGNRWQKRGDELTTTVPGMPAYTTGASQSETAFYSNSEVLVEKGDHIRWQDIQLSWALGSRAKTTKWGMKNISVNVYVNNLGVIWRANDKGLDPEALTVPIPKTYSLGFKAEF, encoded by the coding sequence TTGATTACGTGGCTGTTAAGTGGTTTACTTTTCGGTCAGCAAAAAATCCCCTCCCGGGTACGGGTTACACTTGACGCCAATAAAATCACTTTAAAAGAGGTTTTTAACCGGATAAAAAAGCAGACGGGCTACAATATTAATTACGGCAATAATTACATCAACGATAAGGAGCGGATAGCGATTCATGTACTGAACAAGCCATTGCAGGATGTAATGATGATGTTAGTGCGTGAAAGGGGGTTAGAATTTGTTATTCCACCTGATGACAATGCTATCATTATACGGAAGTCGCAGGGTATTGTAGTGGCGAAGGCTGCTGAAGCTCCTGTTGTGGAAACGCGTGTGATTGAGGGTGTGGTGACGGATACATTAAATGAGGGGCTGGCTGGAACTACGATACAGCTGAAGGGGACACATCGTTCGCTGGCGACAGATGAAGCCGGTGTATTTAGTATGCCGGGCGTACCGGTTCCGTCGACGTTTGTTATTAATCGTGTTGGTTATCAGCCTGTTGAAATGGAATGGAAGGGAGAGGGCAAATTACGCATCCAGTTGCGCGAGTTGGTGCAGCGGATGGAAGATGTAACTGTTGCGTCGACTGGTTATCAACAAATCAAAAGGTCAAAGTCGGCTGCTTCGTATGTTGTTGTGGATAACAACCTGCTCAACAGGAGTATCAGTACGAATATCCTGGACAGGTTAAGAGGCGTTGCGAGCGGTGTACTTTTCGACAATAACAGCGGCAGTGATGTAGGAATTACGATCAGGGGGCGGAGCACTATTTTCGGAAATACGACGCCGTTGATTGTATTGGATAATTATCCTTATGAGGGGGAATTAAGCGATATCAATCCCAATGATATAGAAAGTGTTACGATATTAAAGGATGCGGTGGCGGCGGCCATCTGGGGTACCCGGGCCGGTAATGGCGTTATTGTTATTCAAAGTAAAAAGGGCGTATTGGGCGCCAAGCCCAAGGTAAGCGCCAGTTCGAACTTTACGTATGGTGTTAAGCCTGATGTTTATTATGCTCCACAGCTTTCTTCTTCGGAATACATCGATGTTCAGCAGTTTCTTTATAAAAGCGGGGCATTTGACGGCTTTAGGGACTACCAGGCGGTGAATCCTGCTGTTCAGATCATGATGGACAGGTCGAGGGGGCTGATATCATCGGCGGACTCTGCGCAGCGGATCAATGCGCTGAAGCAATATGATGTGCGTGATGATCTGAACAAATATTTTTATCAATCGAGTTTCAACCAGCAATACCAGGTAAATGTAAGAGGCGGCACGCGCACACAGACCTATTATGTATCGGGCGGTTATGACCGGAATGTGCCATCGAATGTAAAGAACCTGTTTGAGCGATTTTCTTTAAAAGGGAATTATACGCTTTCGTTGCTGGATAAGAGGCTCCAGATCAGTACTGACCTGTTTTTTACGGCTTCGAACAGTTATGAGCAGGCGGACAAGTATAATCCTGCTTATCCGTTTGCCAGGCTGGCTGATGAAAAGGGAAATGCGTTACCAGTGATGGTAACGGGAACGGCTACCTTGCCCGGGCTGAAGCAAAGTTATACGGATACGGCTGGTGGCGGGCGTTTGCTTGACTGGCAGTACCGGCCTTTGGATGAGCTGAGAAATGAGTACCGGCGTACTAAAACAAGAATCAACGATCGCCGTATCAATGTCACGGCGACCTACCGGTTGTTACCGGGCTTATCGGTTTCGGGCAATTACCAGTATAACAAAGCGGTGTCGGATGTTGGGGTGTGGTCGGATGCCAATTCTTACAGTGTCCGGTACCAGGTGAATACGTTCACCCAGATCAACAGAAGTACGGGTGTTATCAGTTACCCGTTTCCGAAGGGGGCCATACTTTCCAATACCGAAAATGATCTGCATTCTCATTTTGGGCGTTTTCAGGCAAATTATGAGAAGGTATTATTTAAGAAGCATGCTGTTAATGCGATTGCCGGTTACGAGGTAAGAAGCCAGGACCGGGTAATCAGCAGGGAGCTTTACAATGGCTATGATCCTGCTACTGGCGCCAGTGTGCCGGTGGATTTCAATACTTTCTTTCCCTATTATTTTAATCCACTTCAGACGGCGAAGATCTTCAATACTTTAGCTCCAGGGTCATGGCGGGCGGATCGTAACAGGTCGGTTTATGGCAACTTCTCTTATGTTTATGACAGTAAATATTTAGTGACGGGCAGTTTAAGGCGTGATGAATCGAATTTATTCGGGGCCTCCGCCAACAAACGGGGTGTGCCTTTATGGAGTGCCGGAGCGGGGTGGATTGTAAGCAAGTCAGCTTTTTACAAGGCAGGCTGGCTACCTTATCTCAAGCTTTCGGCTTCATATGGTTATAACGGGAATATAGACAACTCTCTTTCAGCTTACCTGACGATAAATACCAATACAGTGCTTAACAGCATTTATGGTAATCCGACCTATTCGATTTTTAGTCCTCCGAATCCTTCTTTATCGTGGGAAAGGGTACGGAACATTAATTTCCTGATTGATTTTTCGAGCCGGAATAACCGGATATCGGGAACGATAGAGTTTTACCGGAAGAATGGACTTGATCTTATCGGCAGGATGCCTGTTGCGCAGCAGACGGGTGTTTCGGCTTTCAAAGGCAATTCGGCGAATATCAATGGCAGTGGCGTTGACATTCAGTTGAATACTATCAATACGAAAGGTATGATCCGATGGGAGACGAATGTGCTGTTCAATTATAACAGGGAAACGGTGAAGGAGTATAAATACCCGCAGACGGGTGCCAATAGTGTTATTGTAAGCGGCGATTACGATATAGATCCGTTACCGGGCTACCCTGTGCGTTCTGTGTTTTCGTACCGGTTTGCGGGGCTTGATACTGCCGGCAGACCTATTGGTTATGCGAATGGTAAGCAAAGCACGGTTTATACAAGTATTACGGGTTCTCTTGACAGAAGTGATCTAAGGTTTCATGGAACCATGGTGCCTCGTGTATTTGGAAGTATGAGGAATACGATCAGTTATCACAACCTGTCGCTTTCTTTTAATATCATTTATAAGCTGGATTATTATTTCAAGAGGCCTTCTGTGAATTACTATGCGTTGTATAGTTTTTACGGAGGTGAATATCATATGGCTGATTTTGGCAACCGATGGCAGAAGCGGGGTGATGAGCTGACAACTACGGTACCTGGCATGCCTGCTTATACAACGGGTGCAAGTCAATCGGAGACTGCTTTTTATTCCAATTCGGAAGTGCTGGTAGAAAAAGGAGATCATATAAGGTGGCAGGATATTCAGCTATCGTGGGCATTAGGAAGCAGGGCGAAAACGACGAAATGGGGGATGAAGAATATAAGTGTGAATGTTTATGTCAACAACCTGGGTGTTATATGGCGAGCGAATGATAAGGGATTGGATCCGGAAGCATTAACGGTTCCTATTCCTAAAACATATTCCTTAGGTTTTAAAGCCGAATTTTAA
- a CDS encoding aldo/keto reductase: MEYRTLGKSGLQISAIGFGCMSLQPDAPHNQQLIDKAIEKGINFFDTADLYAKGMNERMLGSYLKGKRRDVILATKVGNQWREDGSGWDWNASKEYILSAIEDSLQRLGTDYIDLYQLHGGMLEDRKEEVVEAFELLQRQGKIRYYGISSIRPNVIDWYVRHSSIASVMMQYSLLDRRPEEHCLDLLQQHQVGVLARGSLAGGLLINKQPQDYLGHFATVVEQGATAIREQSVTHRDSVQTAIRYVLSNAAISSVVVGIRTAQQLQEALLVPAAPDLTAEEIAALQDAVPANFYEQHRL, from the coding sequence ATGGAATACCGCACACTGGGCAAATCGGGTTTGCAAATCAGCGCTATTGGTTTTGGATGTATGTCGCTGCAGCCTGATGCACCGCACAATCAGCAGCTTATTGATAAGGCAATAGAAAAGGGTATCAATTTTTTTGATACTGCCGACCTGTATGCAAAGGGGATGAATGAGCGTATGCTTGGAAGCTACCTGAAGGGGAAGCGCAGGGATGTTATCCTGGCGACCAAAGTGGGTAACCAGTGGCGTGAAGATGGAAGCGGGTGGGACTGGAATGCTTCGAAGGAATATATATTATCGGCGATAGAGGATAGTTTACAAAGACTTGGAACTGATTATATAGACCTGTACCAGTTACATGGCGGTATGCTGGAAGATCGTAAAGAAGAAGTGGTGGAGGCGTTTGAGTTATTGCAGCGGCAGGGGAAGATCCGTTATTACGGGATATCGTCGATAAGGCCGAATGTTATAGACTGGTATGTTCGTCATTCTTCGATCGCCAGTGTGATGATGCAATACAGCCTGCTTGACAGGCGGCCGGAGGAGCATTGTCTTGATCTGCTGCAGCAGCACCAGGTGGGCGTGCTGGCAAGGGGCAGCCTGGCCGGCGGGCTGCTGATAAACAAGCAGCCACAGGATTACCTGGGGCATTTTGCTACTGTAGTGGAGCAAGGTGCAACTGCTATCCGTGAGCAGTCGGTAACTCACAGAGACAGTGTGCAAACTGCTATCCGGTATGTATTAAGCAATGCTGCTATCAGCAGTGTAGTAGTAGGTATAAGAACTGCGCAGCAGCTACAGGAAGCATTACTGGTGCCTGCAGCCCCTGATCTGACGGCGGAAGAGATAGCTGCACTTCAGGATGCCGTGCCTGCCAATTTTTATGAACAGCACAGGTTATAA
- a CDS encoding FecR family protein — MEDKKLSRLYILMANELFDRITPSEKKELQELLTEDPEAMELWKEFQAAYASDEIKDKVQEFIRQDDTEVLMKAIRHRSRLRKISQVAAAAAIVAVGAFALKQYFFQPSAQTNRPTIVAGATLNKGNLTIQLPSGNQVNLASFTRYQEKNILLQNDTVNHILKYTSLGESAEGATNILSVPAGQEYHLVLEDGTEVFVNSSSQVQFPASFADNSREVAISGEAFLKVAQDATKPFQVQLPKGTVQVLGTSFNVNTYDSASLKVSLKDGAVAFLNNNQSTRLSPGQQVILDRQTDQVAVKPFNANELSWTEGNYVLDNMPLSELKNLLPRWYGVEVVFDNDAISKEVLTVTLNKKKPIDQLLGYLQMALNCNYRFENGVLHLR; from the coding sequence ATGGAAGACAAGAAATTATCGCGTCTCTACATACTTATGGCAAACGAACTGTTTGACCGTATCACTCCTTCAGAAAAAAAAGAACTGCAGGAGTTGCTGACTGAAGATCCTGAAGCCATGGAACTTTGGAAAGAGTTTCAGGCGGCATACGCTTCCGACGAAATAAAAGACAAAGTCCAGGAATTTATCCGCCAGGACGATACCGAAGTATTGATGAAAGCAATACGTCACCGCTCAAGACTACGTAAGATCAGCCAGGTCGCAGCTGCTGCTGCCATCGTCGCTGTAGGTGCTTTCGCCCTTAAACAATACTTCTTCCAGCCTTCAGCCCAAACAAATCGCCCTACAATTGTTGCAGGAGCTACCCTTAATAAAGGTAACCTCACCATCCAGCTGCCCTCCGGCAACCAGGTGAACCTGGCATCATTCACGCGATACCAGGAAAAAAATATCCTGCTCCAGAACGATACCGTTAATCACATCCTGAAATATACCAGCCTCGGCGAAAGCGCAGAAGGCGCAACTAATATTTTATCAGTTCCCGCAGGCCAGGAATACCACCTGGTACTGGAAGATGGCACCGAAGTTTTTGTAAACTCAAGCTCCCAGGTTCAGTTCCCGGCGTCCTTCGCAGATAATAGCCGCGAAGTCGCCATCAGTGGTGAAGCATTCCTCAAAGTAGCACAGGATGCTACCAAACCTTTCCAGGTACAACTGCCCAAAGGCACTGTCCAGGTATTAGGCACTTCATTTAACGTGAATACCTACGACTCCGCCTCCTTGAAAGTATCCCTGAAAGATGGCGCAGTAGCATTCCTCAATAATAACCAAAGCACCCGCCTCTCTCCGGGCCAGCAGGTTATACTCGACAGACAAACCGATCAGGTTGCAGTCAAACCTTTCAACGCCAATGAATTAAGTTGGACCGAAGGTAACTATGTACTGGATAACATGCCATTGAGCGAACTCAAAAACCTCCTGCCACGCTGGTACGGCGTAGAAGTGGTTTTCGACAACGATGCCATTAGCAAAGAAGTGCTCACCGTTACACTCAATAAGAAAAAGCCTATTGACCAACTGCTGGGTTATCTGCAAATGGCGTTGAACTGCAACTACCGCTTCGAAAACGGCGTACTGCACCTCCGCTAA
- a CDS encoding glycoside hydrolase family 95 protein, producing MKYSFAIFNLLAAVFYCSGSQLQAQSASPSPLQLWYRQPAANWNEALPLGNGQLGAMDWGGAATACFQLNEHTLWTGGPAPLDPNKEAIKYLSQVRAALFRDSIKEAISLLRQMQGPNTQMYQPMGDLLIRQSFTGEPAQYQRQLNLSTASTLTSFQVNGVTYTRQAFISAPDNVMQIHIKANRPGALSFETVVQHPLPYYKMITTDNQIVLAGKARINSDADGNLYSDDSQCAGMRFQFRVKLAATDGQVTTTDSSLQVNNATEAILLVAGATSFNGYDKCPDKDGKNEAAITTEYIQKALTKTAQQRWNAHLKDYRSFFNRVSLDLGASANSALPTDKRLAAYKKGDADPALEALYFQYGRYLLISCSRPGGQPANLQGMWNKELSPPWRSNYTTNINLQMNYWPAEVCNLSEMTEPLIRHIQRLAKNGTATASEYYHAKGWVVHHNTDIWAQTNPVGEGAGDPKWANWSLGSPWLSQHLYEHYRFTGNKRYLRDTAYPLMKTAALFCLDWLVEKDGWLVTAPSTSPENEYILPGGTKGTVTVASTMDMEIIWDLFTNIMEASNVLGIDQDFAALVKQKRSQLRPFQIGRKGNLVEWYADWEDTDPKHRHVSHLFGLHPGREISPLLDSAIANACRRTLEIRGDGGTGWSKAWKINFWARLLDGNHAYKMLGELLRYSTLDNLFDTHPPFQIDGNFGATAGIAEMLLQSHLNEIQLLPALPNAWEKGNVKGLVARGGFEIELFWEKGKLTKAFILSRNGAPCKLATNNKITIKGISTTSKQQTVNSNIQYITTFTTKPGTRYEVTGLL from the coding sequence ATGAAATACAGTTTCGCCATTTTCAACCTGCTGGCCGCCGTTTTCTACTGTTCAGGCAGCCAGTTGCAAGCCCAGTCAGCATCCCCTTCTCCATTACAGTTATGGTACCGGCAGCCCGCTGCCAACTGGAACGAAGCATTACCACTCGGTAATGGCCAGCTTGGAGCCATGGACTGGGGAGGCGCCGCCACCGCCTGCTTTCAGCTGAATGAACATACCTTGTGGACAGGTGGCCCGGCCCCGCTCGACCCCAACAAAGAAGCCATAAAATACCTGTCACAGGTACGCGCAGCCTTGTTCAGAGACAGTATCAAAGAAGCCATCAGTCTCCTCAGGCAAATGCAAGGCCCCAATACCCAAATGTACCAGCCAATGGGCGATCTGCTCATCAGGCAGTCTTTTACAGGCGAACCTGCACAATACCAGCGGCAGCTCAACCTTTCTACAGCCAGCACACTCACCAGCTTCCAGGTAAATGGCGTTACCTACACGCGGCAGGCATTTATCTCCGCCCCCGATAACGTAATGCAGATCCATATCAAAGCAAACCGCCCGGGCGCACTCAGCTTTGAAACTGTCGTTCAGCACCCGCTGCCATACTATAAAATGATCACCACCGACAACCAGATCGTACTTGCCGGTAAAGCCCGCATCAACAGCGACGCCGATGGTAATCTCTATTCAGATGACAGCCAGTGCGCAGGCATGCGCTTCCAGTTCAGGGTTAAACTAGCCGCTACCGACGGACAGGTAACAACTACCGACAGCTCTCTTCAGGTAAACAACGCCACCGAGGCAATACTGCTCGTAGCCGGCGCCACAAGCTTTAACGGCTACGATAAATGCCCCGATAAAGACGGCAAGAACGAAGCCGCCATTACCACTGAATATATTCAGAAAGCACTGACAAAAACAGCACAGCAACGCTGGAATGCACACCTGAAAGACTATCGCTCTTTTTTCAACCGTGTATCTCTCGATCTGGGTGCCTCCGCTAATAGCGCCTTGCCTACCGATAAACGTCTTGCCGCCTACAAAAAGGGCGACGCCGATCCGGCGCTCGAAGCCCTCTATTTTCAATATGGCCGCTACCTCCTTATCAGCTGCTCAAGACCAGGCGGACAACCTGCCAACCTCCAGGGCATGTGGAATAAAGAACTCAGCCCGCCCTGGCGCAGCAACTACACAACCAACATTAACCTGCAAATGAATTACTGGCCCGCAGAAGTGTGTAACCTCTCTGAAATGACCGAACCTTTGATCCGGCATATTCAGCGGCTTGCAAAAAATGGAACCGCAACAGCCAGCGAATACTATCACGCCAAAGGCTGGGTAGTGCATCATAATACCGACATCTGGGCGCAAACAAACCCCGTGGGTGAAGGCGCAGGAGATCCCAAATGGGCCAACTGGTCACTCGGTAGCCCCTGGTTAAGCCAACACCTCTATGAACACTACCGCTTTACAGGCAACAAACGTTACCTCCGCGATACAGCCTATCCGCTGATGAAAACAGCAGCGCTCTTCTGTCTCGACTGGCTGGTGGAAAAAGATGGATGGCTGGTTACAGCCCCTTCTACCTCTCCGGAAAATGAATATATCTTACCCGGCGGCACCAAAGGCACCGTTACCGTGGCCTCAACAATGGATATGGAAATTATCTGGGATCTGTTCACCAACATCATGGAAGCAAGCAATGTATTGGGTATCGATCAGGACTTCGCAGCACTCGTAAAACAAAAACGCAGCCAGCTCAGGCCTTTCCAGATAGGTAGAAAAGGAAACCTGGTAGAATGGTACGCCGATTGGGAAGACACCGATCCTAAGCATCGCCATGTTTCTCACTTGTTTGGCCTGCACCCCGGCCGCGAGATCTCCCCCCTGCTCGATTCTGCCATTGCCAACGCCTGCCGCAGAACACTCGAAATACGCGGCGATGGCGGCACCGGCTGGAGCAAAGCCTGGAAAATAAACTTCTGGGCACGGCTGCTCGATGGCAACCACGCCTATAAAATGCTCGGCGAACTACTCCGCTATTCTACACTCGATAACTTATTCGATACACATCCCCCGTTCCAGATCGACGGCAACTTCGGGGCAACAGCAGGTATCGCAGAAATGCTGCTGCAAAGTCACCTGAATGAAATACAATTGCTGCCGGCATTACCCAACGCCTGGGAAAAGGGTAATGTAAAAGGCCTCGTAGCACGCGGAGGTTTCGAAATAGAACTATTCTGGGAAAAAGGTAAACTAACAAAAGCATTCATCCTCTCCCGTAATGGAGCGCCGTGCAAACTTGCCACAAACAATAAAATAACTATTAAAGGGATCAGCACAACATCAAAACAACAAACAGTGAACAGCAATATTCAGTACATCACCACCTTCACAACAAAACCAGGTACCAGGTACGAAGTAACAGGCCTGCTATAA
- a CDS encoding fatty acid desaturase, which translates to MVVIIVFFLCHWFLSLFFHSFFLHRYASHQLYTTHKNWERFFYFSTWLTQGSSFLVPRAYGVLHRMHHEYSDTEKDPHSPHFFKDIWQMMWHTAKVFTQIRTGEKQPEPQFTKEYLPKWDLLDRWGNTLLVRLVFMAAYTTIYIIFAPNYWWFLLLPIHFLMGPIQGAVVNWCGHKYGYSNYSNGDHSRNSTPWGVLLMGELFQNNHHYEKNSANFAMKWFEFDTTYLIMRVLNKVRIIKLIPLEIKNQQSR; encoded by the coding sequence ATGGTCGTAATTATTGTTTTTTTTCTGTGCCATTGGTTCCTTTCATTATTCTTTCACTCGTTCTTTTTGCACCGCTACGCCTCCCATCAACTATATACCACCCATAAGAACTGGGAACGCTTTTTCTATTTTTCTACCTGGCTTACACAAGGCTCTTCTTTCCTGGTGCCACGCGCCTATGGCGTCCTGCATCGCATGCACCACGAATACAGTGACACCGAAAAAGATCCGCATTCCCCGCATTTCTTCAAAGACATCTGGCAAATGATGTGGCATACCGCAAAAGTGTTCACGCAGATCCGTACAGGCGAAAAACAACCCGAACCACAATTCACAAAAGAATACCTGCCCAAATGGGACCTGCTCGACCGCTGGGGTAATACACTGCTGGTACGACTGGTTTTTATGGCCGCCTATACCACCATCTATATCATTTTCGCACCCAACTATTGGTGGTTCCTCCTGCTGCCCATCCATTTCCTGATGGGCCCTATACAAGGAGCTGTCGTAAACTGGTGCGGCCATAAATACGGCTATAGCAATTACAGCAATGGCGACCATTCAAGAAATTCTACCCCCTGGGGAGTATTACTCATGGGCGAATTATTTCAGAACAACCACCACTACGAAAAAAACAGCGCCAACTTCGCAATGAAGTGGTTCGAATTTGATACTACCTATCTCATCATGCGGGTCTTGAATAAAGTACGTATCATAAAACTCATTCCCCTCGAAATAAAAAATCAGCAATCCAGGTAA
- a CDS encoding LacI family DNA-binding transcriptional regulator → MKRVSIKDIARITGTSPTTVSFVLNGKADKMRISREVADRVIAASRSEGYFPNQVAVSLRTGHTNILGLLVESMGGQFFARLAHAVEKEASLFGYKIVYCSSENDKERGRDMVQMLAQRQMDGYLITPAFGMEEELQWLQKQGKPIVQVDSYLPGIELPYVLVDSYNGVMTGVDHLVANGRRNIAFVTVDLNLVQIHDRENGYRDGLRKYGLADTEAVLSIAYEHVGNENGVKTIADFLRAHPETDALFFATNYLGIMGLEAIVQLKLGMPEDIAILSFDDHDVFRLYPTGISVIEQPIEAIGSTSVQLLMDQLGKYDAPGKGLPCQVKLSPRLVVRQSTIK, encoded by the coding sequence ATGAAAAGAGTATCCATTAAAGACATTGCCCGTATAACGGGTACTTCGCCGACTACGGTATCGTTTGTATTAAATGGCAAAGCCGACAAAATGCGTATCAGCCGTGAGGTGGCTGACCGGGTTATTGCGGCGAGCCGGAGCGAGGGTTATTTTCCGAACCAGGTTGCAGTTAGTTTACGTACGGGGCATACCAATATATTAGGGTTGCTGGTGGAGAGTATGGGCGGGCAGTTTTTTGCCAGGCTTGCACATGCTGTGGAAAAGGAGGCCTCATTATTTGGATATAAGATCGTGTATTGCAGTTCGGAAAACGATAAAGAGCGTGGGCGGGATATGGTACAGATGCTGGCGCAACGCCAGATGGACGGTTACCTGATCACGCCTGCATTTGGCATGGAAGAGGAATTGCAGTGGTTACAGAAACAAGGCAAACCTATTGTTCAGGTAGATAGTTACCTACCCGGTATCGAGCTACCTTATGTGCTGGTAGACAGCTACAATGGTGTGATGACGGGGGTGGATCACCTGGTTGCCAACGGCCGCAGGAATATTGCATTTGTTACTGTGGATCTGAACCTGGTTCAGATCCATGACCGGGAGAACGGTTATCGCGACGGGTTACGAAAATATGGATTGGCTGATACGGAGGCGGTGTTGAGTATTGCTTACGAGCATGTAGGCAATGAGAATGGCGTGAAGACCATTGCTGATTTTCTGCGTGCGCATCCTGAAACGGATGCTCTTTTCTTTGCAACGAATTACCTGGGCATCATGGGGCTGGAGGCCATTGTACAGCTGAAGCTGGGGATGCCTGAAGATATTGCTATCCTTTCGTTTGATGATCATGATGTATTCCGTTTATATCCTACGGGTATATCGGTGATAGAGCAACCTATTGAGGCGATAGGCAGTACATCGGTGCAGTTATTGATGGATCAACTGGGCAAGTACGATGCACCGGGGAAGGGGTTACCCTGCCAGGTGAAGTTATCTCCGCGACTGGTGGTAAGGCAGTCGACCATTAAATAA
- a CDS encoding RNA polymerase sigma factor, translated as MTNDEILLARIAKHDQEAFREIRERYQPYMRLQAFHILKCEQQAQDVVQECFIHIWEKPRQIDNLGAYLMTATRNKCKRALENRQREKKLLADFGLTMSRSYSTDPAATGELGRELNQAVLSLPPQQYKVFLAHHIEGKRYKDICEDHGMTEHAVRNYLNIALKKLREKLAHLT; from the coding sequence ATGACAAACGACGAAATATTGCTGGCGCGTATCGCAAAACATGATCAGGAGGCATTCCGGGAGATCAGGGAGCGTTACCAACCATACATGCGTTTGCAGGCATTTCATATTCTGAAATGTGAACAGCAGGCACAGGATGTGGTTCAGGAATGTTTTATCCATATCTGGGAAAAACCCAGGCAGATCGATAACCTCGGCGCTTACCTGATGACCGCTACCAGGAATAAGTGTAAAAGGGCTCTCGAAAACCGTCAGCGCGAAAAGAAACTGCTGGCCGACTTTGGCCTCACCATGAGCCGGAGTTATTCAACAGACCCCGCCGCTACCGGCGAACTCGGTAGAGAACTTAATCAGGCAGTTTTATCACTGCCGCCACAACAATACAAAGTATTTCTGGCGCACCACATAGAAGGAAAAAGATATAAAGACATCTGCGAAGACCATGGAATGACCGAACATGCCGTTAGAAATTATCTTAATATAGCCTTGAAAAAACTCCGGGAAAAATTAGCCCATCTCACGTAA